In Zingiber officinale cultivar Zhangliang chromosome 8B, Zo_v1.1, whole genome shotgun sequence, a single genomic region encodes these proteins:
- the LOC122015768 gene encoding ras-related protein RABA5d-like: MEEEEGEGEEYLFKVVIIGDSAVGKSNLLSRYARNEFNLHSKATIGVEFQTQSMDIDGKEVKAQIWDTAGQERFRAVTSAYYRGAFGTLLVYDISRRSSFDSIARWLDELNTHSDTTIMRMLVGNKCDLETLREVSIEEGKALAEAEGLFFIETSALDSTNVKTAFEIVIKEIYNNVSRKVLNSDSYKAALSVHRVSLNRTAEEAQKQGMSKSSCC, from the exons atggaggaagaggagggggagggggaggagtACCTGTTCAAGGTAGTGATCATCGGGGACTCGGCGGTGGGGAAGTCGAATCTGCTGTCGCGGTACGCGCGCAACGAGTTCAACCTCCACTCCAAGGCCACCATCGGGGTCGAGTTCCAGACGCAGAGCATGGACATCGACGGCAAGGAGGTGAAGGCCCAGATCTGGGACACCGCCGGCCAGGAGCGCTTTCGCGCCGTCACTTCCGCCTACTACCGTGGCGCCTTCGGCACCCTCCTCGTCTACGACATCTCCCGCCGCTCCAGCTTCGACAGCATCGCCCGCTGGCTCGACGAGCTCAACA CACATTCTGATACAACAATCATGAGGATGCTAGTGGGTAACAAATGTGATCTAGAAACTCTGAGGGAGGTTTCCATCGAGGAGGGAAAAGCGCTTGCTGAAGCAGAGGGTCTTTTCTTCATCGAGACTTCTGCGCTCGACTCGACCAATGTGAAGACAGCCTTTGAGATTGTCATCAAGGAGATCTACAATAATGTGAGCAGGAAGGTACTGAACTCTGATTCATATAAAGCAGCGCTATCGGTGCACCGGGTGAGTCTTAATAGAACTGCAGAAGAGGCACAAAAGCAAGGAATGAGCAAGTCTTCATGTTGTTAG